A stretch of DNA from Salvelinus fontinalis isolate EN_2023a chromosome 17, ASM2944872v1, whole genome shotgun sequence:
AACCATCAACAAACAGCACCATGTCAGAGTCAAGCAGAGGTTCATCAAACAAGTCTTTGTCCAGTACACATTCCTGGGCTGTCCCGATGTCCCTGTTATTGTTCCTTCATTGTTGATTCAGAGGGAAATAAGAACTGTTGGTTTTCTGATTTCCCATTGGCCATGGCTGTCCTCTGTCATTAACTTGTCCTCCTTGTCCATAGGGCATAGGTGGCCCCGGGGGAGCATTTCCAGCTCTGGTCGAGTGGTACTGTGGCTGAGTTTCCTCTTTCTCTGCGAGACCCAAAGTTCCCTGTGCCGCTGTTGTAACCTCTTCCTCTTTCATTTCCCCCACACTGCGAACTCGCATGCCCCAACTGCCCACAGGTCCAGCATTGAGTGTTGTTCCAGTCATGCAGGGCTCTGGCGGGCCCACCTCTTCTTCCAGTTCATGTTTGTGGGTCACCATAAGGTTGAGTGGTGAAAATCCCATACCCtgtaatttggtcccttttcccctcacaatttagcctactgttctgatttggtggtgcacatgtagcctataacctgttttagagaaatgcaaTAAtgtaatattgtaagagctttcattgtctactTATATGCTCCCTTTATTTATCCtccggttctgacttggtgtacagggagaatactatCAGAACGACCCATCTTCTGAATCCTGTCGCTGtatatttcaaaagtgctgaacaaatagttatattgactacgtccatccttgtcacaacttctgccgaagttggtccctctccttgttcgggcggcgtgcgacgtcaccgaccttctagccatcactgatccattttttattttccattggttttgtcttgtcttccatcacacatGGTTCCAATCCCATaatttacatgttgtgtatttaaccctctgttccccctcatgtctttgtcagtgaTTGTTTGATTGTATTGTATGTGCAAGTTATGTTCTGGTGTGCGAcaggttttgtacccacttttatTGTTTAGTATATTTTGGTTTTCTGAGTTTTTGAACACTTATTAAACGGCTCCGTTTATAAcaagttcgttctcctgcgcctgacttccctgccaccagaaCGCACCCATTGcagtcctagctcgctcattgatGTCTTattcgaaattacggattgcctcttatccgctcgttgTCCCctaatgccatagtttgtacatctcaattgtcaatagaaaccacatttgtttaagcaagtcagccatatcaactATATTATCTAAAAATGGAAAGAGCATTGGCGACGGGGAGGGAAAAAATCCTGCAGTTTGAGGTCATGTGGCAGAAAGTGATAAGTACAATGGAGATAGGGGTTGgggctagtgggtctgggcaagTGTGATGTAGTGATGCTTGTATAATGTCgtcgtttgtatgtgtatgttttgtattttctATAAAATATCAAACACAATCTTATAAAAAAGAAGAGAGAAACCTAAGGCTGAAAACCTAGCGTGGGTGTATTTCCCAGCGTTTCCTGTTCAGCAACTTGCATCTGAGGAAACCACAGACACAAACTTCTAAAAAAATAACCGCCTTTATCTTTCAACATCCAGCTCTGACAGCTGTAGCAGTTTAGTGTCAGTTCATGTTAGTCCTCCAGAGATGACTAACGCCACCTGCAACATCACCCACTACAGGTACCCTCTCTTCACGGCCACCTACAGTGGCGTGCTGGCCCTGGGTCTTCCCCTCAACACCCTCTCTCTGTGGCTCCTGTTATGCCGCTTGGGGGTCCGCTCGGTGCCCTTGATCTACATGGCCAACCTGGCCCTCTCAgacctcctcttcaccctctccaTGCCGCTCCGGATCCTGTACTACGCCAGGCGCCACTGGCCCTATGGACACCTGGCCTGCATGGTCTCTGGCACTCTGTTTAACGTCAACCTCTACTCCAGCTCCTTCTTCATCATGTTTATTAGCGTGGACCGGTTCTTGGCTGTGGTCTATCCTCTGCGCTCACGCCCACTGAGGAGGATCGGTGTGGCCTGGAAGGCATGTGCGGCCGTATGGGTGGTGATTGGTGCCATGGCGGTGCCAGTGGCACTGACTCACCATGCCAGACAGAACCAGTGCGTAGGGTGGCGTTGCTTCGAGGGCTACACTCAG
This window harbors:
- the lpar5a gene encoding lysophosphatidic acid receptor 5a, coding for MTNATCNITHYRYPLFTATYSGVLALGLPLNTLSLWLLLCRLGVRSVPLIYMANLALSDLLFTLSMPLRILYYARRHWPYGHLACMVSGTLFNVNLYSSSFFIMFISVDRFLAVVYPLRSRPLRRIGVAWKACAAVWVVIGAMAVPVALTHHARQNQCVGWRCFEGYTQDEWRFGFNIICVAAVVGNAIPFAVIVGCTVVVVHKLRVQKASSSSSSVDKSRMVWLLVINLVIYTVCFIPFHVAVVLFGLHKLQFLQSQFPFFDFHIGTICLASANSFLDPLIYYFSSKILKMGRGHTGTEVKFHGSA